The stretch of DNA AAAATGATGAGTTCCAAAGGTGTCCTTTCCATAACTGTTTTTGTAATTCAGGATGCCTTATAAACAATTTTCTTGCACTTATTCCTTTAAGCATTTTGACAATATACGATGGTGCTATTTGTGGATGTGCTGATGCAAATATGTGAACATGATCTGGCATTATTTCCATAGTTGCTATAGTGAAGCCTTTTTCTCCGGCAATTTCAAGGAATAAGCTTTTTAATTCTTCTTGTAAATTATCGTCCAGGACCTCCTTTCTATATTTTGTTGACCAAACTATGTGGTAATTGACGTTATATACGCAAGTTCTTGCATGAATAAGATTATTTTAATAAATTAGAGAGGATTCCCCGCCAGCTTCTCCTAAAATTAAACCTTTGAAAATTGCTCTTATCATATACCATAAAAAGACTATTCTTTCCTTTATAGGAGAAGATAAGAGAAAACCAATATCTCCCTCTCCTAAAACAATGCCTGGCTGCTTTTAATGAACTGTATAAAGAAGCAATAACTCCTAAAAGCATTTTGTTACCTCCAAGA from Caldanaerobius fijiensis DSM 17918 encodes:
- the tnpA gene encoding IS200/IS605 family transposase — protein: MHARTCVYNVNYHIVWSTKYRKEVLDDNLQEELKSLFLEIAGEKGFTIATMEIMPDHVHIFASAHPQIAPSYIVKMLKGISARKLFIRHPELQKQLWKGHLWNSSF